gaatcatggtccatggtataacaactgaaTCAAAATATCTTATTAGGGAACTGTAAATTATAGCATGGACTAAGGTCTATTTTACATTATAGACCctggtctaaaaataaccttcagattctgtatttgtagttgaaaattttgtacttacagttgacaatttatgtacatgtaactatcatattatgtgttagttactattaagttatttgtttatatcTACAAAAATGGTTAACTATAGATACACAGTGTGTTAATTGAAGTACAAAATCGCCGGGGCAAGGGGTGAAGAGCCTTAAGGTGTAGGGATTAAACCTATAAGGTGAGAGACAGGCATTCAATACTGAAAGTACTGCAGTAATAACACACTGATTGGGTTGTATGTCGGTAGGCCTGGTTTACTGTATATTGCAGAAATTGAAGCACTGAATTCTGAAGATAATTAAACTACAAAGCCAGCTAGCTGCAAAGTTGACTGCCTCAATTCCACTGTTTCATATTCATGTCTTCAAAAGATGGTAAAAAAGGAGAAGAGGAAACAGCAGATCAGAGAAATTATCACAAGACATTGCAGTAATTCCTTGACAGGTGTGGGATCGGAGTTTTTGATGTAACAGTAACTTCTCATCATTCCCATTTCCCAGGTGAATAACTACACTGAATCCATGCATCTCATGTCAGTGCTAGTTGTAGTGAGTAGATTTTAGTATTTAATCCTATATGTACAACCCTAAACAAGAATGGAGCATGTGAGTTTGGTTCTGGCTTATATTTCTCGGTTGAGTTTCGTaacataagattttttttaatacagttTACCTTTCCGGTATGGTTTGTGGCTATTATATAGAAACGAGAGTTTAAAAATCATCCCATATGATGGAAGTGATTTGAATgactaaattaatttattaggtTAATCTTGTAGCCCTCATTCCTAAATCTCTTGTTTGTTTTCATTACTGTGAAATTTATTCGGattcaattcaaaatttatttacagagtttgatttttactaaaaagaaaaaagaaaaaaatcacagTTTGCTTACCAACTGCCTTAAATTATTAGGTCAACCCTCgcattctttatatgtataGTCAATTCACTTATCATGATTTCAACCATAAGAATATTTCTAAGTTTCCACTACCCTTGCAAAATTTCCCAAGAAATGTTGTTGGGTTATTCCTATGTGGAAAATAAGCCCTTTTTTTTCTTCGAAAATAAGCCCTTTGTATTTGCTATTTGAAACAACCCATTTTATTAGTCGATTAAAGCCCAAATGGATAGGAGCATAGAGGTCGTAAGGCCTGATTCAATTCACTATATAGAGATTAAGCCGAGTCTGTGTTCtttgacaaattattctgtggacccggGTTCACTGGTCAGGTAAATCTgagttcaaaatacacaatttatgtattgaatgttcacaattattgatattttgggcaaattttactgtggatcaTGATCTATGTATCGTGGATGCATTGACCTTATTTTTTAGTGTAGAGACTCTTCCAGATGCTCAACAAATGTACTACACCAAAATCGAACGTAAAACATTTtggttatcaagtcaattgTCCAACCAATTCGGCTGAAGTTGCCCTTAcagttatatatttatgtttatgtgtTATAACATGACtataattgaaatataatattgagtTTGGTATGATATTTGGATgtatgtaaaattattattattattattgttttttctgaaaaatgggcATGCAGCGTAACATGCTGGACGTAGACTTAGAAATTAGAATGTTCAAAGTCGTACATAATCATCCTTAAAAACAGCTGTCATTACTGTGTAATTTCCATGTGGTTGCCAACAGCTTCAAGTTTTTGTCAAACTTTATGTCTATAATGGGATGGATGCTCTGCTTCTTCTTTACATTTGGTTCCAACTAAACTCAGTTTGACCAGTCAAACTCATCTGCATCTACATGTATATCAATTGATTTGGCTCTTATCGTCAACAACTTGACCGTACCCTGTacaacattattatataataaataattataatttttatttttatgaatgtTGAATATTTGGATCTTTGACCACCAACTACTTGAATTTAATCGTTTGGCAATTAAAAACAACATATTGTCGTGTTCAAAGAATTGAAACGATCAATTTGTATGGCCTATTTTTACAACATGACCAAAGTAGCCATGAACTTTCCTTTTTGAGTAAGGCTCCATTTGGGTAATTGGTAAGATTAAAGCGGATGGGGTTGGAGGAATCTAATTGCTTCAATTGTCTTGATTCACATAACTTGCCACTTGAAttaccccattgggttaagGCATTCAATGCACTAACTCGTATATAAAGggttcaaaattttcaaacactCTAAGCAATACAAAAGCAGTTCACCGATTCTTTACAATTCTAAGCATTTTTACACTTGTATTTGCGCGATTTATGTTGGCTTATCGTTGACTTCCATACTTATAAAACCAACACCTTCAgttgaaactttaaaaacttgAAGCAGTTTATTATTCTAATCACTCCAATCGCTAATTCATCCAAATCACTCTTAATTTGGAGAGCATGTGAAGTGGTGAATTGTCGTCCGAACCGTTTTTTTAAACACACCCTAACTAAGTATGATACTAATTCTATATATACGGCGTTAAACAACGACtttgagataataaaaaaaaaataaagaatcttCCAAGATAAACATAGTAAATCTTCAAATTAAAgtctcttttattttatattttattaaaaatgagtGCAAAATAACCTAAAAGGGAAAGGACAATACTTGGGAGCTGAGTACCTCTTTCCCATAAACAAGTTGTTACAAAGTATAATATACAATTTTCCATTaagaatatgtatatatactcatTTGCTCAACTCATCGCTACTAATTAATAACATTtgcacatgcatgcatgcttgcatgcattatatatatataattgcatgaaattataaaactcctatttatgtatattataatataataatatattacccACTTTATTTTAAGTGGAAGGACTTATGAATTATGATTACCTTATTTGCATAGTTGGGACAGAAACAGACTAGCGGTTTGATTGATCTCAgctctcttcctcttcctctccgCCTCTTCTTGAACCTCCAACCTCACCCCAAACAGCATCAATGGCGGCCTCatcacttcttcttcttcttcttcctcttcctcttcctctttctCCGAGCTGGCGGCGTACATGGAGACCAAGTCGAGCAGGTCTCGGCATTTCCTCTTCATTGTCGTCAGCTCGGAGCTGAGAACGCCGTTCTCCTCCTTGAGGCGCTTGTTCTCGTCGACGAGGGTGATGTACTCCGAGGAGGACGAGGTGGACGAGGAGCGCTGGTCTTCGTCGTTGGCTTCTTTGTTGTTCTTGGGTGGATCCTGGGATTGTgcgttattgttgttgttgttgttattgtttggcTTGTTGGACCATGCTTTTCGGCGGCGAATGTCGCAGAGTAAATCCCTCTCCCCTTTCCGGAACATTTCGTTGCTAAACTCCCATCGGTTTGTCGTCACCTTGCGAAAACCCTATAGTTCACGAGAGAAACAAGTAAGACTATGCATTGTCCCGTCTTTTGATTTTAGCTGATAAAagactaaagaaaataaactagTACTATAGGTTGTCGATACATAATTGATTGACTTAAATCCGGAATGAGCATATCAATAGATTAATTTAACTGAGATTGTTTgtaattaccaagtcaacatttatgtctttttgtaacaatataataatgtgtatattattaacATTTGTACCCACATTACTTGACGTAATCATCATACCAATTATACCCCGTacaaaaaaattcttaaattcttgacaaaaacttatgtgagacggtctcacacaagtgtaatcCTATGTTCTTAATTTAGATTAGTTAACTATACGCAGCTTAAATTGGTTTAccttttcattcatttttaatttatctaatATACACCTTCAAATATTAACTATAAATCTTCAtcgtgataaaaaaaaaaaacactaaatcCTTAAATTTTACAAATCTATGTGCAAGGGACATAAATAATACTCCCTATTACTCTAGAAGATACTTTCTAGTTTCTACCACCTATGAAGGTAAAGTGGACCAATTAATGACTCAATTTTAGCATGCTGATAACGTTTAAAATAGAATGGAATATTAGATCATGATATGAAGATTAGTAGCTATTTTGACTTGTCGTTATGTAACATCGTAGAAATTTCTTAGGATACGATGTTTAATAATTAGGAAGGTGATAATTAGCTTGAAGAAAGTAATGATGTATGAACCAAAATGGTTGAGCCGACACAAAGATCAAAGGATGTTGTCACTAGGTAGCTTTGGTATCTCTTTTGATCGCTAAATAACCACCAcccatatatttatatagagataataataataattaataaacccCAAATTCAAAAGGTACTATTCCACCTAATCCCAAAAGAATATTTCTAGCTACTCTTTtcctttgaaaaaaaattaatttttgttcataAAAGACGAAATCTATTGTTATGAACTTCAATATTTCGACCAGAGAAAATTATATAGGAATATATTAGGGAATAAGTCGATTTATTAGATGAGAAGATCAGTGTCTGGAATAataagaaatgaaatgaaattaataattaattaattacgtaCATAGGTGTTTAGCTGGCGGACGAAGCTGGAAAAGTTGCTGTGCTTGAAGAGCGTGGGGAGCAAGTCTCTGGCGAACTCCGCCGGCTGCCAGACGACGAAGGCGGTGCCGTCGTCGTTCCAGGAAATGACGTCATCGGTCGCCGGATCCTCCACGAGCATGTAGGTCTTGAGCAGGAACGGCGGCGGCGACGATTTCCTCACGTACTCTAACAGGCTCTTCTGATGCTGCCGATCACATTCCGGCCCCAACATCTCCGATCAATCGATCTCTCTGATCTCTATACctaatttcttttctcttttttttttcttctgctaataataaatttgaatttatgtataatatatgtatgGAAAATGAAGAGGCTAAAATAGAAATGGATTAATCTAGAAGAGAAGGGGGAGGGAGGGCGTGGCGGAGAAGAGAAGAAGGGCGGTTAAGAACTCCCAACCCCAACAGTAGAAACCCAATACGACTCCGCAGTTCATGAGAATTGCAAGAGCTTCGAtgattctttctttcttcttcttctctttctctctctttctctctctctgaaaCTAACCAATATATCCTTGAAACGTCTCTTTTGTGCTCTCACCCTCCTcttatataatacatatacatacacacacgtATATTGACTCTCGTAACACACAAGCCAACTAATATAATTCTTCTCCTGCGTGCAACCCGCTGGCTTATATAATACACCACTATtgctattatattattattttttttctaatttgttTCAAATATTCTGTATTGAAATTAGAGGTGCGTGGACACACCCTGGTCAGGCTATCCTAGGTTGATGACAAGGACTGCATGCCTATAAATTTAACGCTcttgaaataaaattagaatttgacCACGTTAAAAGAGTTCTAAACTAAACTTTCTTCATGTAAAAATACATATAACACAAGCCGAATGGTGACTTGGCAATACTAGCTATGTATATGAAAATTTAGAAGTGGATAATTAAGTTTCAATCCGTGATTCGATCAATCACCTCTAAAAATATACTCTATATGAAACAATAGAGTAGAGATTACTCTTGGTAAGATTAGCACAATGATGCATAATATCAAGAAGCTTTTAACTAACCATAATGTTCTCAGTTTGATTCTCTATGGGAATTGTCtattagcttctttatttttttttatttttaatttaagtcAATCAGATTCACCtttaaataatacggagtattcaTCAAACACGTTGATCTTAGGAATCAAGCTAGGTTCACGAAGTATAAATTGATGAGTGCATAAatgcataaaaaatatatattgtataataaACATGTACAATTATGCTGTCTACATTCATAGGACACTACTACAcagtatataatttatatatttgtatgtcaCGTAGAAATAGAGGTTTGCTTCTAAGCTTCAACTTTTCAAAGTAGTCGTCCCACTCTTGCGTAGAAAATTTATGTAAAGTTGTAACCACCGAAAGTCTTCCCTGGAATAGTTATATTATAGAATAAGCTTTTGGACCGTAGAATTATATATCTTTCAATCTCTTCCATCATATACTTACTTACTTTTGCATCTCACTCACCctttgtgtttatatatatatatataatatatatatatgaggttgctcccacactgtTGTTGATGAGATTTGATCccgtgtcttttttttttttcaaacttcacCCTTATGATCATCTAAGCTGCTCATACGAGCATCATATTAGTTATGTTGAGAATATAAGAAGGAGAAGTTTGAGTTtacaagaaaattaatattcttattttctattttgacAAGTTATTAGAACATACGGATAGTAAGAGGTATTgaatctctctttctctctcttttatttgtttgatgTATAAGTCGACATTAATTAGTTGTAAGACTATATGAAATCAatggttgtaatttcaaaatCTTTTGTGTGTGAGGtgaaaattctttttatttataaaaatatataagtgtggtattttttataattgtaaaatattttatatttataaaatatagttttataaaattttaggaGAACAACTTATTCAAAATCTTTAGTTGAGGTGGGGCCAAACCACTTTACTAgaaaaagaagaacaagaatATTAAAGATATGACTGAGGAATTGGagtatcatatattttattaaattaaagtatgttGTTAATAAGCATGGAAGGCaacatgcaaaataattaatactcaAATCCTAGACGTACTACGTGTGGATTCTAGCTTGTAACCATAGTCACACTAGGGTTTTGTCTCGTTGCAGATTTTCTTTgagcaaaaaaattaatatattatttctatatttcaTGTAGGTGTGCTGATCCTTTCCAACactaatttttcctttaaattttatgattttcacATTAGGTATTCATCTATACCGATATCAAATATCATTATTGTTCAGATCAAGACGCTATTTGCATAGCCGTCAGTGCCCAACAATTCATCCTAACACTTGCTAGTCTCAACTGCACAGTATGCTTTAAATGAGAATACATCTGAATCAAGTGCATATTAAACTACTTtgtcaaaaattataactagtagCGAAGACGCAACATCATTATATAGCAATCGGATTGCGTTTCAATGGCAAAATGTTGGCTCGATCGTCCAAACCTATGTTGAACAATTCTGTATGCATGTTTGGTCGTAACAGATACTGTCATGTACGATTCCAACCACCAACAAGACATTTTACATGATTTGCGTATAATTCAACATCGTAAaagtactttaatttttaatttattccttagatccacattattattattttttttaaagttgaatttCTTTTTGCTTGTGTCTTCCGCCACGATCTAATTGGAAGGTGTCTTTGTGGACTTTTGTGTCTCATattttcgtatatatatatatatatatatatatatatatatatatatatatatatataatatatatataatgatagaAGGCATAGGGCAACCCAACCATACCATGAAGTTGGGACTATAGTGAAGAATTTTTGATAGATATTGAAAATTCCTTATTAATAAGTCAAAAAAATTTAGTTAATAATCTAGAAGTGAAAAGTTGAAGAATATGCCATTTCTTTGACATTttcactagttttttttttccttttatttttttttttttagccgAGGTTTCCACCGTCGAATACAATGATTAATCTCGGTCCCTCGCTGAGTTATTGATCTTTAGATTTAAGATTGTTTCAGGATCAAAATCAATGATTGAACCCGAATAGATGAGTCGTCGTCCGTTCTACTCAACCAAATACATCCCAagttaatttacattttcaatAGTGTTTACACtacaattatattttctttttacataaaAGTTTAAGCTAGAGGATGTTGCAGTAATTAAGTAGTTCTAGAAGTTACCGACTCAATCAACCTATTGGCTTGTCATAATTATGAATGTTAAAATTACGCCTAATTTTTTAGGTGGTGACTAAAAAAACGCGCAATCATTATATGAGGTTGTGTACTAGCATAaattattatcaattatattacactatattgtatatttatttattaataaatttggCGGATGAGTGTAGCATAATAGTTATTGTatccaaaatattaataaattaaaaatgtgatATCATGTGGTAAAAGAAAAAGGAGTGGATAAGGAAACCCATCATTATATCCGTGCATTAAactaaaccaaaaaataaatagatcTTGACCGTACATGGCACTTGGACGTATTAGAAGgttctaatttctaatatttGGTTGGGCAGCTGAGCTTTCTTGACCTCTCAACTTAGCCcttttattatctttttcttttcacttttaCATTCTTGATATGATCTAATAATCATAAAATAATGTGTCAAAATGAGTGACAAATGAAGCATAATTCTCATATCATAATACGAATTTTTCATGTGTACTTACATCTACTATGAATATGGATCTAATTCAACTTATTCAGCTAATGGtgaattttaagtttaaaataaaaaaaaattataatatatgaattcagtattcaaaaatcaaaatgataatAATCTTTTAAACATCCCActcaaaaaaacacacacaaacacaaaacaaaaatccAATTATCTAATtagaaaaaatacaatactaaatttgaattcaatcttttaatgACATATTTCTACTAAGTGATCCACATCTTTTATGTTTAGTTTTGATCGATACGAATTAGATTGAAATAAATTTAGTGTGTTTAATCAATCAAAACGAATTCGACATCcatatttattcaattattcgTAATAATAttatgcaacaaaaaaaaaacaaattaaaaattacaattaacaattatatatatatagagttatgtCTTACCTTCTCCATCGCCAACAACCGCAGGCCCCCTTTTCCCACTTTGAAGCCTCCCTTGGAAAAGGTGTGAAAGCAGATCACGACGCTTTGCCTAATACATATCCAAACACACAAAATTCCAGATGGAACAATTTAAtcttcttttaaataaaaaacactaTTGGTCCACTGTGGCCGCAAACACAATattgttaataatattatttatttaataataagaataataatatatcattattttttatagtaGCATGAGAAACTTATCGTTACTATTCAGATGTATGCACTGAATAAATCTCACCTTCGTATAATAGCTCACAAATTATACACAACGATAAATTGTAGTAAGAAACCATATATGACAGGGCGGGTTTGACCGaagattattgttttttttttttttgagtaacaaGAAAAACTCTCAGTCACTACTCAAAAAGATGTGCAC
This region of Ipomoea triloba cultivar NCNSP0323 chromosome 15, ASM357664v1 genomic DNA includes:
- the LOC116007455 gene encoding heat stress transcription factor B-3, which translates into the protein MLGPECDRQHQKSLLEYVRKSSPPPFLLKTYMLVEDPATDDVISWNDDGTAFVVWQPAEFARDLLPTLFKHSNFSSFVRQLNTYGFRKVTTNRWEFSNEMFRKGERDLLCDIRRRKAWSNKPNNNNNNNNNAQSQDPPKNNKEANDEDQRSSSTSSSSEYITLVDENKRLKEENGVLSSELTTMKRKCRDLLDLVSMYAASSEKEEEEEEEEEEEVMRPPLMLFGVRLEVQEEAERKRKRAEINQTASLFLSQLCK